One Halonatronomonas betaini DNA window includes the following coding sequences:
- a CDS encoding FecCD family ABC transporter permease → MGNKKTYLIFLFSLILLFLIFLLALMIGSTPIPIRTTIDSLFSFDSELTRFSVIIRQIRLPRVILSFLVGSALAIAGAVFQGIIRNPMVDPYIVGISAGAGTAATIAIIFNMTWSLFYFNTIPLFAFIGAIITVVLVYNISKVGNKIPVMNFLLAGVAIGFILDAIRSFLMVTGTNDMQQVVFWLMGSLAGTSWRDIRIVLPYYFIGLIPILLYIKDLNIILLGEDNAQTLGVEVEKVKKTLITSATLITAAVVSVSGSIGFIGLVMPHMARMLIGPDHRKLIPFAAILGGIFLMVSDMLARSLMPPLEIPVGIITAIAGGPYFIYLLRKNKSGGW, encoded by the coding sequence GTGGGGAATAAAAAAACATATTTAATATTTTTATTTTCTTTGATATTATTGTTTTTAATATTTCTGCTTGCTTTGATGATAGGGAGCACACCAATTCCAATTAGGACGACAATTGATTCACTATTTTCTTTTGATAGTGAATTGACTAGATTTTCTGTGATAATAAGACAGATTAGGTTACCTAGAGTAATTTTAAGTTTTCTTGTAGGTTCAGCGTTAGCTATTGCAGGAGCTGTATTTCAAGGAATTATTAGAAACCCAATGGTAGATCCATATATAGTTGGTATATCAGCAGGAGCAGGTACTGCTGCTACGATTGCTATTATTTTTAACATGACTTGGTCATTATTTTATTTTAATACTATTCCATTGTTTGCTTTTATAGGTGCAATTATCACCGTTGTTTTAGTTTATAATATTTCAAAAGTAGGAAATAAAATACCAGTAATGAATTTCTTGCTTGCGGGAGTTGCGATTGGATTTATTTTAGATGCTATTCGCTCTTTTTTAATGGTTACTGGCACAAATGATATGCAACAGGTTGTTTTTTGGTTGATGGGGAGTTTAGCAGGTACAAGCTGGCGTGATATAAGAATAGTTTTACCGTATTATTTTATAGGATTAATACCAATTTTATTATATATTAAAGATCTAAATATAATTTTATTAGGTGAAGATAATGCTCAAACTTTAGGTGTTGAGGTTGAAAAAGTTAAAAAAACATTAATAACTAGCGCAACTTTAATAACAGCAGCAGTAGTATCAGTTAGTGGTAGTATAGGTTTTATAGGCTTAGTTATGCCTCATATGGCTAGAATGTTGATTGGACCTGATCATAGAAAATTAATTCCTTTTGCTGCAATTTTAGGTGGTATATTTTTAATGGTATCTGATATGCTAGCAAGAAGTTTAATGCCTCCTTTAGAAATTCCTGTTGGTATTATAACAGCTATAGCTGGTGGACCATATTTTATTTACTTACTTCGGAAAAATAAATCTGGAGGCTGGTAG
- a CDS encoding ABC transporter ATP-binding protein: MLEIKKLSFAYKEEKIINDLDLYIKMNEFIAIIGPNGSGKSTLIKNLSNIIKPDKGSIYLDYKNLNDLSAQELAKKLSVVPQNTNVDFDFTVYDLIMMGRNPYQNRWGKITDNDREVVIEAMKLTDTFQFKDRRLMNLSGGEKQRVIIARALAQEPEVLLLDEPTSSLDINYQGEIFDLLSYLNNKKNITIIIVSHDLNLASQYCNKLLLLNNGEIYSIGNPDEVLTKKNIKDVYNAEVSIKENMISGRPYVVLIPNKHKFDKKNKADINLHLICGGGSAQNIINKLYNLNINITAGVLNQGDSDWQLLKSYGYEVAEVEPFAYIEEEDLNYNSKLIEKANIILVADLPFGYGNVNNLKQLLNYEDKEIYLYAKRSIEDRDYTNGKAKSIWFRLIKRDNVSAFQEIDNLIEEVKSKYNL, from the coding sequence GTGCTAGAAATCAAAAAACTTTCATTTGCTTACAAAGAAGAAAAAATAATAAATGATTTAGATTTATATATTAAAATGAACGAGTTTATTGCAATAATAGGTCCTAATGGTTCTGGTAAATCAACTTTAATAAAAAACCTATCTAATATTATTAAACCTGATAAAGGGTCTATATATTTAGATTACAAAAATTTAAATGATTTGTCTGCTCAAGAATTAGCTAAAAAACTATCAGTGGTTCCTCAAAATACAAATGTAGATTTTGACTTCACAGTCTATGATTTAATTATGATGGGGAGAAATCCTTATCAGAATCGCTGGGGGAAGATTACAGATAATGATAGAGAAGTAGTTATTGAGGCTATGAAATTAACAGATACTTTTCAATTCAAAGATAGACGACTTATGAATTTAAGTGGGGGAGAAAAACAGAGAGTAATAATTGCAAGAGCTTTAGCTCAAGAACCTGAAGTTTTGTTGCTTGATGAACCTACATCTAGTCTGGATATAAACTATCAAGGTGAAATTTTTGATTTGCTATCTTATTTAAATAATAAAAAAAATATTACTATAATTATAGTTTCTCATGATTTGAATTTAGCCAGTCAATATTGTAATAAGTTATTACTTTTAAATAATGGAGAGATATATTCGATAGGTAATCCAGATGAAGTATTAACTAAGAAAAACATAAAAGATGTATATAATGCTGAGGTTTCTATAAAAGAAAATATGATATCAGGAAGACCATATGTAGTTTTGATCCCTAATAAACACAAATTTGATAAAAAAAATAAAGCCGATATTAATCTTCACCTTATTTGTGGAGGAGGTTCGGCCCAAAACATAATTAATAAGCTATATAATTTAAATATTAATATAACTGCAGGTGTTTTAAACCAGGGAGATAGTGATTGGCAATTATTAAAAAGTTATGGTTATGAAGTTGCTGAAGTTGAACCTTTTGCATATATTGAAGAAGAGGACTTAAATTATAATAGTAAATTAATTGAAAAAGCAAATATTATTTTAGTTGCTGATTTACCTTTTGGTTATGGTAATGTTAATAACTTAAAACAACTATTAAACTATGAAGACAAGGAGATTTATCTCTATGCTAAAAGAAGTATAGAAGATAGAGATTATACTAATGGAAAAGCTAAATCAATTTGGTTTAGATTAATTAAAAGAGATAATGTAAGTGCTTTTCAAGAAATTGATAACTTAATAGAAGAAGTTAAAAGCAAGTATAATCTTTGA
- a CDS encoding 2'-5' RNA ligase family protein, whose amino-acid sequence MVKPANLEKELFIVLIPGGEVKKEADKIQKIIADNYNIYDKMSRPELHVTLDRIKKTGIKTSINYIETILNSWDEKVNVALKGFNCFHQKNNRYLVLKIRPTKTMIKLGRRIHSGLDNLNLSTIKDYEEWRYHITIVNNLLINKEIAKYDFSNLCELIDGQEKTLISPADRIEIWQATERESEKIIFSKKLP is encoded by the coding sequence ATGGTAAAGCCTGCTAATTTAGAAAAAGAATTATTTATAGTATTAATACCTGGTGGTGAAGTAAAAAAAGAGGCAGATAAGATTCAGAAAATTATTGCTGATAATTATAATATATATGATAAAATGTCACGTCCTGAATTACATGTAACTTTAGATAGAATTAAAAAAACCGGAATTAAAACATCAATAAATTATATTGAAACAATATTAAATAGTTGGGATGAGAAAGTTAATGTTGCTTTGAAAGGTTTTAATTGTTTTCATCAAAAAAACAATAGATATTTAGTATTGAAAATACGTCCAACAAAAACAATGATAAAATTAGGTAGACGGATTCACTCTGGTCTGGATAATTTAAATTTATCTACTATAAAAGATTATGAAGAATGGAGATATCATATAACTATTGTTAATAATTTATTAATAAATAAAGAAATAGCCAAGTATGATTTTTCTAATTTATGTGAATTAATAGATGGACAGGAAAAAACACTTATTTCTCCAGCTGATAGGATTGAAATATGGCAGGCTACTGAAAGGGAAAGTGAAAAGATTATTTTTAGTAAAAAATTACCTTAA
- the pgmB gene encoding beta-phosphoglucomutase — protein sequence MSKDYKGIIFDLDGVITETSEYHYQSWQRMADEEGLDFNREVNEKLRGVSRRRSLEIILDDKELTEQEMNKLMDKKNGYYQEYLKDMDENDMLPGAMDLINTSLEKGFKLAIASSSKNAKTVISALKIGDLFETISDGFSVDNPKPAPDLFLFTAEKLELSPEECIVFEDAKAGIDAAQAANMLSVGIGPEERVGHADFRFDTVKEVELEKILKGEK from the coding sequence ATGAGTAAAGATTATAAAGGAATTATATTTGATCTCGACGGTGTTATAACAGAAACATCTGAATATCATTATCAGAGCTGGCAGAGAATGGCTGATGAAGAGGGGCTGGACTTTAATAGAGAGGTTAATGAAAAGTTAAGAGGTGTTTCTAGAAGAAGGTCTTTGGAAATTATTCTTGATGATAAAGAATTGACTGAGCAAGAAATGAATAAATTAATGGATAAGAAAAATGGTTATTATCAGGAATACTTAAAAGATATGGATGAAAATGATATGCTTCCTGGTGCAATGGATTTGATAAATACCTCATTAGAGAAAGGGTTTAAGTTAGCCATAGCATCTTCAAGTAAAAATGCTAAAACTGTTATTTCTGCTTTGAAAATTGGTGATTTATTTGAAACAATTTCTGATGGCTTTAGTGTTGATAATCCTAAACCAGCACCAGATTTATTTTTGTTTACAGCCGAAAAGTTGGAATTATCTCCAGAGGAATGTATAGTATTTGAGGATGCAAAGGCAGGAATAGATGCAGCTCAGGCTGCTAATATGCTTTCTGTAGGTATTGGACCTGAGGAAAGAGTTGGACATGCTGACTTTAGATTTGATACAGTAAAGGAAGTTGAATTAGAAAAAATTCTTAAAGGGGAGAAATAA
- the pyrR gene encoding bifunctional pyr operon transcriptional regulator/uracil phosphoribosyltransferase PyrR produces the protein MSDNLVNIKTLVDKEDIDRVLTRIAHEVLEKNKGSKDIVLVGIKTRGVPIANRIAKKIENIENKVVPCGELDITLYRDDLSQISSQPIVHNTEIPFDINDKVVILVDDVIFTGRTVRSAMDALIDLGRPAAIQLAVLVDRGHREVPIRADFVGKNIPTSKKEIIEVKLNEIDNSDEIIIAEK, from the coding sequence GTGAGTGATAATTTAGTCAATATTAAAACTTTAGTTGATAAGGAAGATATTGATAGAGTACTAACAAGAATTGCACATGAAGTTTTAGAAAAAAATAAAGGTAGCAAGGATATTGTACTTGTTGGTATTAAAACAAGGGGAGTACCAATAGCTAATAGGATTGCAAAGAAAATAGAAAATATCGAAAATAAAGTTGTGCCCTGTGGTGAACTTGATATAACTTTATATCGAGATGATTTATCTCAAATTTCAAGCCAACCAATAGTTCACAATACAGAGATTCCTTTTGACATTAATGATAAAGTCGTCATATTAGTTGATGATGTAATATTTACTGGTAGAACTGTACGATCTGCTATGGATGCTTTAATAGATTTAGGTCGTCCAGCTGCAATTCAATTAGCAGTTTTAGTAGATAGAGGCCATAGAGAGGTACCAATTAGAGCAGATTTTGTTGGTAAAAATATTCCAACATCTAAAAAAGAAATTATTGAAGTAAAGTTAAACGAAATTGATAATAGTGATGAAATAATTATAGCTGAAAAATAA
- a CDS encoding LacI family DNA-binding transcriptional regulator produces the protein MALTLKDLARLANVAESTVSRAINNKPGVSEEKRKEILNLADKYNYKPNRLAKGLAEKRTKIIALLLPDLENTLSLKVISAVEEELEEQGYQMLICNTKKDISKTENYLKMLLEDQIDGVIILGGTPTTGKMIQIGLDKGERIVLVDKLLEEVVLTSHLIDHNKSGTIAAERLFKNSNKIKPVILIGEENDYIEQERLRGFVDVCKKHGHKPEILTGINTRQDGYESFFQLVNNIDIPTGIFFTSNIAGIGLIESVKTGGWLIPDDFEVIGCEDDIISRISNPKLTVIKNPLIRMAQNAAKSLIDSIRSKTVTGEVRIYEPELVENDSTK, from the coding sequence GTGGCTTTAACTTTAAAAGACCTGGCTAGGTTAGCAAATGTCGCTGAGTCCACAGTGTCTAGAGCTATTAATAATAAGCCAGGAGTGAGTGAAGAAAAAAGAAAAGAGATATTAAACCTGGCTGATAAATATAATTATAAACCAAATAGGCTAGCCAAAGGTCTTGCTGAAAAGAGAACTAAAATCATAGCTTTATTATTACCGGATTTAGAAAATACTTTAAGTCTTAAAGTAATTAGCGCAGTAGAAGAAGAATTAGAAGAACAGGGATATCAGATGTTAATATGTAATACAAAAAAAGATATAAGTAAAACTGAAAACTACTTAAAAATGTTGTTAGAAGATCAGATTGACGGGGTAATAATTTTAGGAGGTACACCTACAACAGGCAAGATGATTCAAATTGGTCTTGATAAGGGTGAAAGGATTGTTCTTGTTGACAAATTACTTGAGGAGGTAGTTTTAACTTCTCATTTGATAGACCACAATAAGAGTGGGACTATTGCTGCAGAAAGACTATTTAAAAATAGCAATAAAATTAAACCAGTAATTTTGATCGGAGAAGAAAATGATTATATTGAACAGGAGAGATTACGGGGATTTGTTGATGTATGTAAAAAACATGGTCATAAACCAGAAATTTTAACTGGTATAAATACCAGACAGGATGGTTATGAATCTTTTTTTCAACTTGTAAATAATATAGATATACCGACTGGTATTTTTTTCACCTCTAATATTGCCGGGATTGGCTTAATTGAGTCTGTTAAAACCGGAGGATGGTTAATTCCAGATGATTTTGAAGTAATTGGGTGTGAGGATGATATAATATCTAGAATATCTAATCCTAAGTTAACAGTTATTAAAAACCCTTTAATTAGAATGGCTCAAAATGCAGCTAAAAGTTTGATTGATAGTATTCGTTCTAAAACAGTAACTGGTGAGGTAAGGATATATGAACCTGAATTAGTAGAAAATGATTCAACAAAATAA
- a CDS encoding ABC transporter ATP-binding protein, which yields MANVTLKNVTKQFDDVVAVNEANLEIRDKEFLVLVGPSGCGKSTTLRMVAGLEEITSGEVEIGDKVVNDVPPKDRDIAMVFQNYALYPHMNVYDNMAFGLKLRKFPKKEIRQRVEEAAEILGIENLLERKPKQLSGGQRQRVALGRAIVREPKVFLMDEPLSNLDAKLRVQMRAELSKLHDRLQTTVIYVTHDQTEAMTMGDRIVVLKDGFIQQVDDPLTLYNEPVNMFVAGFIGSPAMNFLNCELKEEGSGLYLDGAESFKIKITEDIIEETPEIKDYIGKEVVFGIRPEDLHDASIKSDIEIIDENTIHAEVEVVEPMGSEIYLYLAHNDHSFIGRVDAESTADVGDNIKIGVDRSKMHVFDKETEKAIF from the coding sequence ATGGCGAATGTAACTTTGAAAAATGTGACAAAACAATTTGATGATGTGGTGGCAGTTAATGAAGCAAATTTAGAAATTAGAGATAAGGAATTTCTAGTTTTGGTTGGACCTTCTGGCTGTGGAAAGTCAACTACTCTTAGAATGGTAGCAGGTTTAGAAGAGATTACTAGTGGAGAGGTAGAAATTGGAGACAAGGTTGTAAATGATGTTCCCCCGAAAGATAGAGATATAGCTATGGTATTTCAGAACTATGCTCTTTACCCTCATATGAATGTATATGACAATATGGCATTCGGTTTAAAATTACGTAAGTTTCCCAAAAAAGAGATAAGGCAGAGGGTAGAAGAAGCTGCTGAAATTCTTGGTATTGAAAATCTATTGGAAAGGAAGCCTAAACAGCTTTCTGGAGGTCAGAGACAGAGAGTAGCATTAGGGAGAGCTATTGTAAGAGAGCCTAAGGTTTTCTTAATGGATGAGCCACTTTCTAATCTTGATGCTAAGTTAAGGGTTCAGATGAGAGCTGAGCTTTCTAAATTGCATGATAGACTCCAGACAACAGTAATTTATGTAACCCATGATCAGACTGAAGCTATGACAATGGGAGATAGAATAGTTGTTTTAAAGGATGGATTTATTCAACAGGTTGACGATCCATTAACATTATATAATGAACCGGTAAATATGTTTGTTGCTGGATTTATTGGTAGTCCTGCTATGAACTTTTTAAATTGTGAATTAAAAGAAGAAGGTTCTGGTTTATATTTGGATGGAGCTGAGTCTTTTAAAATTAAAATTACTGAGGATATAATTGAAGAGACTCCAGAAATAAAAGATTATATAGGCAAAGAAGTTGTTTTTGGTATCAGACCTGAAGATTTACATGATGCGTCTATTAAATCTGATATAGAAATTATTGATGAAAATACTATCCATGCTGAAGTTGAGGTTGTTGAACCGATGGGTTCAGAGATTTATTTATATTTAGCTCATAATGATCATAGTTTTATTGGGCGAGTAGATGCTGAAAGTACAGCTGATGTTGGTGATAATATTAAGATTGGTGTAGATAGAAGTAAGATGCACGTATTTGATAAAGAGACTGAAAAGGCGATATTTTAA
- a CDS encoding FtsB family cell division protein, with translation MIKNQSIFKMAIPLFLIILLIIFTYQIIGNQRQINQLESNIERVESEIDETQELNLQLERELSLVDNPDYIERLAREKLGLVKPGEELIIPVKENE, from the coding sequence ATGATTAAAAACCAATCAATTTTTAAAATGGCAATACCGCTCTTTTTGATTATTTTATTAATTATCTTTACATATCAAATAATAGGTAATCAAAGGCAGATTAATCAATTGGAAAGTAATATAGAAAGAGTGGAATCAGAAATTGATGAAACTCAGGAGTTGAATTTACAGTTGGAAAGAGAATTAAGTTTAGTAGATAACCCTGATTATATTGAAAGGCTGGCTAGAGAGAAATTAGGACTTGTGAAACCAGGAGAGGAATTAATTATACCAGTTAAAGAAAACGAATAA
- a CDS encoding Tex family protein, protein MAYNLSLQGIKQIVNDTDYSQKQVKVVRELLEDGNTIPFLARYRKEKTGELDEEQLRDLNDRLEYQANLEKNKEDVINKLKDQDNLTNELMEKIKKAKKLQEVEDIYYPYRQRKQTRASKAIEKGLEPFAKFIMDSKGKKDLKVEAEKYLSEEDELTEIEEVLTGAQDIIADKIASDPEIKNLTRQRFWNQANIVSEIKDDAEDNKGVYEQYYDFKESINSIPPFRILALNRGENEEVLNLSIDAPDSSIINRIKSTIIDADSSFKKEIEESIVDGYKRLLGPSIEREVRSKLTEEAESHARNVFAKNLEALLLQPPLPDKIILGIDPAYRTGCKLAIIDESSKVIYTGTIFPHKPQSKKKESLEELNGLIEEFEIDSIVIGNGTASRETEELIVELNQEYDLSIPFTIVDEAGASVYSASKLSREELPGMDVSLRGAVSIARRIQDPLAELVKIDPRSVGVGLYQHDIDEKALLEELEIVVESVVNRVGVDLNTASPSLLSYVSGLNSSQSKKICDYRNENGQFSKRKEILDVKGIGPVSFEQSAGFLRLDSKLDPLARTEIHPESYDVTEEILNIIGFELSSFYDEHSDVINSLDNLSLSLNKLSDKLNIGLITLKDILKSLKKPGRDPREKLPKPIFRTDILKLEDLKVGHVLTGTVRNVVDFGAFVDIGLKSDGLVHISELSSEYVSDPTEVVQPADIVRVKVIDIDERRERISLSMSRVNEVE, encoded by the coding sequence ATGGCCTATAATTTATCGCTCCAAGGAATAAAACAGATTGTTAATGATACTGATTATAGTCAAAAGCAGGTGAAAGTAGTTAGGGAGCTTTTAGAAGATGGCAATACAATACCTTTTTTGGCTAGATATCGAAAAGAAAAAACAGGAGAGCTTGATGAAGAACAACTTAGAGATCTAAATGATAGATTGGAATATCAAGCAAATTTAGAAAAAAACAAAGAAGATGTAATAAATAAATTAAAGGATCAGGATAACTTAACAAATGAATTAATGGAGAAAATCAAAAAAGCCAAAAAATTACAAGAGGTTGAAGACATATATTACCCTTATCGCCAGAGAAAACAGACTAGAGCTTCAAAAGCTATCGAAAAAGGCCTGGAACCTTTTGCTAAATTTATTATGGACAGTAAAGGCAAAAAGGATTTAAAAGTTGAGGCCGAAAAATATTTAAGTGAGGAAGATGAATTAACCGAAATAGAAGAAGTACTTACTGGGGCTCAGGATATTATTGCTGATAAAATTGCTAGTGATCCGGAAATAAAAAATCTAACAAGACAGAGGTTCTGGAATCAAGCTAATATTGTAAGTGAAATAAAAGATGACGCTGAAGATAACAAAGGTGTTTATGAACAATATTATGACTTTAAAGAATCTATTAACTCGATTCCCCCTTTTAGGATCCTTGCTTTAAATAGAGGTGAAAATGAAGAAGTATTGAATTTAAGTATTGATGCACCTGATAGTTCAATTATAAACAGGATTAAAAGCACTATAATTGATGCAGATTCTAGTTTTAAAAAAGAAATAGAGGAAAGTATTGTTGATGGCTATAAAAGGCTTTTAGGCCCTTCTATTGAAAGAGAAGTTAGATCAAAATTAACAGAAGAAGCAGAAAGTCATGCAAGAAATGTTTTTGCTAAAAACTTAGAAGCTCTTTTGCTTCAACCTCCATTACCGGATAAGATTATATTAGGTATAGATCCGGCATATAGAACTGGGTGTAAGTTGGCTATTATTGATGAGAGCTCTAAAGTTATCTATACTGGGACTATTTTTCCTCATAAACCTCAGTCTAAGAAGAAGGAATCTTTAGAAGAGCTTAATGGATTAATTGAAGAGTTTGAAATAGATTCAATAGTTATTGGTAATGGTACGGCTTCTAGAGAAACTGAAGAATTAATTGTTGAATTGAATCAAGAATATGATTTATCGATACCTTTTACAATAGTAGATGAAGCTGGCGCTTCAGTCTATTCAGCTTCAAAACTGTCTCGTGAAGAGTTGCCTGGAATGGATGTTAGTTTAAGAGGAGCAGTTTCAATTGCCAGGAGGATACAGGATCCATTAGCAGAATTGGTAAAAATAGATCCCAGGTCAGTGGGTGTTGGTTTATATCAACATGATATTGATGAAAAAGCTTTATTAGAAGAACTTGAAATTGTAGTCGAATCAGTTGTAAATAGAGTTGGTGTTGATTTAAATACAGCATCTCCTTCATTATTAAGTTATGTTTCTGGATTAAATAGTTCTCAGAGCAAGAAAATTTGTGATTATAGGAATGAAAATGGCCAGTTTTCAAAAAGAAAAGAAATACTGGATGTTAAAGGTATTGGGCCAGTTTCTTTTGAGCAGTCTGCTGGATTTTTAAGGCTTGACAGTAAATTAGATCCTTTAGCTAGAACTGAAATTCATCCTGAATCATATGATGTTACTGAAGAAATATTAAATATAATTGGTTTTGAACTTAGTTCTTTTTATGATGAGCATAGTGATGTAATCAATTCATTGGACAATCTATCTCTTTCCTTAAATAAATTATCGGATAAACTTAATATTGGATTAATAACATTAAAGGATATCTTAAAGTCCCTTAAAAAGCCAGGGAGAGATCCTAGAGAAAAATTACCAAAACCTATATTTAGAACTGATATTTTAAAGTTAGAGGATCTTAAAGTTGGACATGTTTTAACTGGTACTGTTAGAAATGTTGTTGATTTTGGGGCCTTTGTTGATATAGGCTTAAAATCTGATGGATTAGTTCACATTTCTGAACTTTCATCAGAGTATGTTTCAGATCCTACAGAAGTAGTTCAACCTGCAGATATAGTAAGAGTAAAGGTTATAGATATAGATGAAAGAAGAGAAAGGATTTCTTTAAGTATGAGCAGAGTTAATGAAGTAGAATGA
- a CDS encoding S1 RNA-binding domain-containing protein, whose protein sequence is MSIEVGTTVEGKVTGITNFGAFVELPGGETGLVHISEVANTYVKDITNYLKEDETVKVKVINIDDDGKIGLSIKQLKDPADRKDHAPKRSFDEKMEDFLKQSSDRQQDLRNRESKRRGQNGN, encoded by the coding sequence ATGTCCATTGAGGTTGGAACTACAGTTGAAGGAAAAGTTACAGGAATTACAAATTTTGGTGCATTTGTTGAATTGCCAGGTGGAGAAACAGGGCTGGTTCATATTTCTGAGGTGGCAAACACCTATGTAAAAGATATCACTAATTATTTAAAAGAAGATGAAACCGTTAAAGTTAAAGTCATTAATATTGATGATGACGGCAAAATTGGTTTGTCAATTAAACAGTTAAAAGACCCTGCCGATAGAAAAGACCACGCACCTAAAAGGTCATTTGATGAGAAAATGGAAGATTTTTTAAAGCAGAGTAGTGATAGACAGCAGGATCTTCGTAATAGAGAATCAAAAAGACGAGGACAAAATGGCAATTAA
- a CDS encoding DUF501 domain-containing protein, which produces MEMNYLFEGDLFELNIIRGQLDNNAESVIKVIKYCPTNYPMIILVHPFSNDKPFPTIYWLSCPVIKEDIFKLEDTGYIEVLKKKKNQSKEFQKKLDNAHKRYSKARVSLLDKDKLKRARQKSKDLFEMLKKSGVAGIREKEGIKCLHGHYADYIISGNNPVGKEVAKKIDIPTSCNFCKKYEAGEGVRN; this is translated from the coding sequence ATGGAAATGAATTACTTGTTTGAAGGTGATTTATTCGAGTTAAATATAATCAGGGGACAGCTAGATAATAATGCAGAAAGTGTTATTAAAGTTATTAAATACTGTCCAACTAATTATCCCATGATTATATTAGTCCATCCTTTTAGTAATGATAAGCCTTTTCCTACTATATATTGGTTAAGTTGCCCTGTAATAAAAGAGGATATATTTAAATTAGAAGACACAGGTTATATTGAAGTATTAAAGAAAAAGAAGAATCAATCAAAAGAATTTCAAAAGAAATTAGATAATGCTCATAAAAGATACTCTAAAGCAAGAGTTAGTCTATTAGATAAAGATAAATTGAAAAGAGCAAGACAAAAGTCAAAAGATTTATTTGAAATGCTAAAAAAATCAGGAGTGGCAGGAATTAGAGAAAAAGAAGGAATCAAATGTCTTCATGGACATTATGCAGATTATATTATTAGTGGAAATAATCCAGTTGGAAAAGAAGTAGCTAAAAAAATAGATATACCTACTAGCTGTAATTTCTGTAAAAAGTATGAGGCTGGAGAAGGAGTAAGAAATTGA
- a CDS encoding Ppx/GppA phosphatase family protein — translation MNKNRAAAIDFGSNSSRLLIAEFNNGDINVVYQTLITTRLAKSIDKNHILDIDSINKTIKAVKFFIKKMKEYKVEKYSTAGTSALRDAKNSDKFIELLKDETGINLDIVSGDKEAKLTYIGATFDNENDESMIIDIGGGSTEFIELENGVPKAVSLDIGAVRFTERFIDDPSLEVSELDQEMIITEAINYLKKYSQSFKSNNLIGVGGTITNLAAIDKSIVQFDSKKIEGYILERSSVNNIIKKLSNIKINERKKVDGLQKERADIIITGSLILEAIFKFFSVNNIKVSNKDLLYGLIIEVFEDDQYYFYK, via the coding sequence TTGAATAAAAATAGAGCTGCAGCTATAGATTTCGGAAGTAATTCGAGTAGATTATTGATCGCTGAATTTAATAATGGAGATATAAATGTTGTTTATCAAACTTTAATAACAACAAGATTGGCTAAATCTATTGATAAAAACCATATCCTGGATATAGATTCAATCAATAAAACAATCAAAGCTGTTAAGTTTTTTATCAAAAAAATGAAGGAATATAAAGTTGAAAAGTATAGCACTGCTGGAACAAGTGCATTAAGGGATGCAAAAAATAGTGATAAATTCATTGAATTATTAAAAGATGAGACAGGCATAAATTTAGATATAGTTTCAGGTGATAAAGAAGCAAAATTAACCTATATTGGGGCTACGTTTGATAATGAAAATGATGAGAGTATGATTATAGATATTGGTGGTGGGAGTACAGAGTTTATTGAATTAGAAAATGGAGTTCCCAAAGCTGTTAGTCTGGATATAGGTGCGGTAAGGTTTACTGAGAGATTTATTGACGATCCTTCATTAGAAGTTTCTGAGTTAGATCAAGAAATGATTATCACTGAAGCTATTAATTACTTAAAAAAATATTCTCAATCTTTTAAGAGTAATAATCTAATTGGTGTCGGGGGTACTATTACTAATCTTGCTGCTATAGATAAATCTATAGTTCAATTTGATTCTAAAAAAATTGAAGGATATATTTTAGAGAGATCCAGTGTTAACAATATTATTAAAAAATTAAGTAACATAAAAATTAATGAAAGAAAAAAAGTTGATGGACTTCAGAAAGAGAGAGCAGATATTATAATAACAGGCAGTTTAATTTTAGAAGCTATATTTAAGTTTTTTTCAGTAAATAATATTAAAGTTTCAAATAAAGATCTGTTATACGGTTTGATTATAGAGGTTTTTGAAGATGATCAATATTATTTTTATAAGTAG